The Streptomyces sp. Je 1-332 genome has a window encoding:
- a CDS encoding carbon-nitrogen hydrolase family protein, with protein sequence MRTALLQSSGQLGSVAENLKALDDAAGRAAAAGAGLLVAPELYLTGYAIGDDVARLAEPADGPSAIAIAETALRHGVAVAYGYPERDGEHVFNSVQLIGPDGARLANYRKTHLFGCFERDHFTPGEQAVVQAELGGLRIGLMICYDVEFPENVRAHALAGTDLLLVPTAQMHPFQFVAESVVPVRAFENQMYVAYVNRVGKEGEFEFVGLSTLAGPDGVARTRAGRDEQLVFADADPAFLAASREANPYLRDRRPGMYASLVRPA encoded by the coding sequence CTGCGCACCGCCCTGCTCCAGAGTTCCGGGCAGCTCGGCTCCGTCGCCGAGAACCTCAAGGCGCTCGACGACGCCGCGGGCCGTGCGGCCGCAGCGGGGGCCGGGCTGCTCGTGGCGCCCGAGCTGTACCTCACGGGGTACGCCATCGGCGACGACGTCGCGCGCCTGGCGGAGCCCGCCGACGGGCCCTCCGCCATCGCGATTGCGGAGACCGCCCTGCGCCACGGTGTCGCGGTGGCCTACGGCTACCCGGAGCGGGACGGGGAGCACGTCTTCAACTCCGTCCAGCTGATCGGCCCCGACGGTGCGCGCCTGGCGAACTACCGCAAGACCCACCTCTTCGGCTGCTTCGAGCGCGACCACTTCACGCCCGGCGAACAGGCCGTCGTACAGGCCGAGTTGGGCGGTCTGCGGATCGGCCTGATGATCTGCTACGACGTGGAGTTCCCGGAGAACGTCCGCGCGCACGCCCTCGCGGGCACCGACCTGCTGCTCGTGCCCACGGCCCAGATGCACCCCTTCCAGTTCGTCGCCGAGTCGGTCGTGCCGGTGCGCGCCTTCGAGAACCAGATGTACGTCGCCTACGTCAACCGGGTCGGCAAGGAAGGGGAGTTCGAGTTCGTCGGACTCTCCACGCTGGCAGGGCCCGACGGAGTCGCCCGCACCCGCGCCGGACGGGACGAACAGCTGGTGTTCGCCGACGCGGACCCGGCCTTCCTCGCCGCGTCGCGCGAGGCCAACCCCTATCTGCGCGACCGCCGCCCGGGTATGTACGCGTCCCTGGTCCGACCCGCCTGA
- a CDS encoding solute carrier family 23 protein, whose translation MDLGVRWRLHGDGRTPAPGAVVRPDERLSWPRTFGLGAQHVVAMFGASFVAPVLMGLDPNLAIMMSGVATVIFLLATRGRVPSYLGCSLSFVGVAAVIRAQGGSSATVTGAVLVVGAALFLVGLAVQKFGARIIHAAMPPIVTGAVVMLIGFNLAPVTASTYWPQDQWTALLVMLFTGLAVVCLRGFWSRVAIFLGLVFGYALSWVLDLSFGKIHSADGSGKVVDHWRLDLSAVGNADWIGLPSFHAPSFEWSAILVALPVVIALVAENAGHVKAVGEMTGDNLDDKLGTAISADGAASMLSTAVGGPPNTTYSENIGVMAATRVYSTAAYWAAACFALLFGLCPKFGAVVAAIPGGVLGGITVILYGMIGLLGAQIWINAGVDLRNPLNLVPAAAGIIIGVGGVSLKITDNFELSGIALGTIVVITGYHVLRAFAPPHLKTQEPLLDSGTSTYDEGEEGPEAGSQPPAKS comes from the coding sequence ATGGATCTCGGCGTGCGCTGGAGACTGCACGGCGACGGGCGCACCCCCGCTCCCGGAGCAGTCGTCCGTCCCGACGAGCGGCTCTCGTGGCCGCGCACCTTCGGGCTCGGCGCCCAGCACGTGGTCGCCATGTTCGGCGCGTCCTTCGTGGCGCCCGTCCTGATGGGCCTCGACCCGAACCTCGCGATCATGATGTCGGGCGTCGCGACGGTCATCTTCCTGCTCGCCACGCGCGGCCGGGTGCCCAGCTACCTGGGCTGTTCGCTCTCCTTCGTGGGCGTGGCCGCGGTCATCCGCGCGCAGGGCGGTTCATCGGCGACCGTCACGGGCGCGGTCCTCGTGGTCGGCGCCGCGCTGTTCCTCGTGGGCCTCGCCGTCCAGAAGTTCGGGGCGCGGATCATCCACGCCGCGATGCCGCCGATCGTCACCGGCGCCGTCGTCATGCTGATCGGCTTCAACCTCGCGCCGGTCACCGCGTCAACGTACTGGCCGCAGGACCAGTGGACGGCGCTCCTGGTGATGCTGTTCACCGGTCTGGCCGTGGTGTGCCTGCGCGGATTCTGGTCACGCGTCGCGATCTTCCTGGGGCTGGTCTTCGGGTACGCCCTGTCCTGGGTCCTCGACCTGTCCTTCGGCAAGATCCACTCGGCGGACGGCTCGGGCAAGGTCGTCGACCACTGGCGCCTGGACCTCTCCGCGGTCGGCAACGCCGACTGGATCGGTCTGCCGTCCTTCCACGCGCCGAGCTTCGAGTGGTCGGCGATCCTCGTCGCGCTGCCCGTGGTCATCGCGCTGGTCGCCGAGAACGCCGGGCACGTCAAGGCGGTCGGCGAGATGACCGGCGACAACCTGGACGACAAGCTCGGCACGGCGATCTCCGCCGACGGCGCCGCCTCCATGCTCTCCACCGCGGTGGGCGGCCCGCCCAACACGACGTACTCCGAGAACATCGGCGTGATGGCCGCGACCCGCGTCTACTCAACGGCCGCGTACTGGGCCGCCGCGTGCTTCGCCCTGCTCTTCGGCCTCTGCCCCAAGTTCGGCGCGGTCGTGGCGGCCATTCCCGGCGGCGTACTCGGCGGCATCACCGTCATCCTCTACGGCATGATCGGCCTGCTCGGCGCCCAGATCTGGATCAACGCCGGGGTGGATCTGCGCAACCCGCTGAACCTCGTCCCGGCCGCCGCGGGCATCATCATCGGTGTCGGCGGCGTCTCACTGAAGATCACCGACAACTTCGAGCTGAGCGGCATCGCGCTCGGCACGATCGTCGTCATCACCGGCTACCACGTCCTGCGCGCCTTCGCCCCGCCGCACCTCAAGACGCAGGAACCGCTGCTTGACTCGGGCACTTCCACGTACGACGAGGGCGAGGAAGGCCCGGAAGCGGGCTCTCAGCCGCCCGCCAAGTCGTAG
- a CDS encoding Repetin gives MSVGAVGAAVASDNGGTHQAASDTRAREAAALTGSAKLYRATTEDVTFTFDAHLARRDNMRPDKATGTFRFVHLDKPGGKGGWAEGRIDCLMTGGKVATATGIITGSNLKGIKGGRVGFTVHDQGKHDRVGYSWASVGGPDGTKKLPKCTSAAPFEKVKQGTGDFHVKPWHPTYPTG, from the coding sequence ATGTCCGTGGGGGCGGTGGGAGCCGCCGTCGCTTCGGACAACGGCGGGACACATCAGGCGGCCTCGGACACCCGTGCCCGCGAGGCCGCCGCCCTCACCGGCAGCGCGAAGCTGTACCGGGCGACCACCGAGGACGTGACGTTCACCTTCGACGCCCATCTCGCGCGGCGCGACAACATGCGCCCCGACAAGGCGACCGGCACCTTCCGCTTCGTCCACCTCGACAAGCCGGGCGGCAAGGGCGGCTGGGCCGAGGGGCGCATCGACTGCCTGATGACGGGCGGCAAGGTCGCCACGGCCACCGGCATCATCACCGGCAGCAATCTGAAGGGCATCAAGGGCGGCCGCGTAGGCTTCACGGTCCACGACCAGGGCAAGCACGACCGCGTGGGCTACAGCTGGGCCTCGGTGGGCGGCCCCGACGGGACCAAGAAGCTGCCCAAGTGCACGAGCGCGGCCCCCTTCGAGAAGGTCAAGCAGGGCACCGGCGACTTTCACGTAAAGCCCTGGCACCCCACGTACCCGACCGGCTGA
- a CDS encoding Lrp/AsnC family transcriptional regulator, giving the protein MRLNDLDERIVHALAEDARRSYADIGQLVGLSAPAVKRRVDRLRETGAITGFTVRVDPAALGWETEGFIEIYCRRNTSPEAIRRGLERYPEIASASTVTGEADAVVQVFAADMRHFERVLERIAGEHFVERTKSVLVLSPLMRRFSSGAPA; this is encoded by the coding sequence GTGCGACTGAACGATCTCGACGAACGCATCGTGCACGCCCTCGCCGAGGACGCCCGCCGCTCCTACGCCGACATCGGCCAGCTGGTCGGGCTCTCCGCGCCCGCCGTGAAGCGGCGCGTGGACCGGCTGCGGGAGACCGGGGCCATCACGGGATTCACCGTGCGGGTCGACCCGGCCGCGCTGGGCTGGGAGACCGAGGGTTTCATCGAGATCTACTGCCGTCGCAACACCTCGCCGGAGGCGATCCGGCGAGGCCTGGAGAGATATCCGGAGATCGCGTCCGCCTCCACCGTCACCGGGGAGGCGGACGCCGTCGTCCAGGTCTTCGCCGCCGACATGCGGCACTTCGAGCGGGTGCTCGAACGGATCGCGGGCGAGCACTTCGTGGAGCGTACGAAGTCCGTGCTCGTCCTCTCGCCCCTGATGCGCCGGTTCTCCTCCGGAGCGCCTGCCTAG
- a CDS encoding glycoside hydrolase family 6 protein, with product MVAAASVVAAVGTVTGMVSALDEGGGKDRARPKVTKSPTLEPLPAVPTPSVSKPPAKPSPVKSSAAPKPGPKPSTQRPKKPRPVTPKANSLYRHGESQVLDWVRANRGDPRRPLIESRIADRPAAVWFAEYAPGTITSRVRAVTSSAGSRVPVVVPYAIPDRDCGGASQGGAPDLAAYDAWIGKFAAGLGSGEVIVILEPDAIALSECLSAKQRTARYASLARAGRTLKSANPKARVYYDAGHSGWNAAAKQAGRLRAAGAASPASSDGVFTNVSNFHRTDDEAAYAREVLSALGGPPGLGAVIDTSRNGNGAPADGEWCDPAGRRLGPSPTLRTGRARVDAYLWIKLPGESDGCKGAPGTFTPGYAYDLAGG from the coding sequence ATGGTCGCCGCTGCCTCGGTCGTGGCCGCCGTCGGCACCGTCACCGGAATGGTGTCCGCCCTGGACGAGGGCGGCGGCAAGGACCGGGCGCGCCCGAAGGTGACGAAGTCGCCGACGCTCGAACCGCTGCCCGCGGTGCCGACCCCCTCCGTCTCGAAGCCCCCGGCGAAGCCGTCCCCGGTGAAGTCCTCCGCGGCCCCGAAGCCGGGACCGAAGCCCTCGACGCAGCGCCCGAAGAAGCCCAGACCCGTCACGCCGAAGGCCAACTCCCTTTACCGGCACGGCGAATCCCAGGTCCTCGACTGGGTCAGGGCGAACCGCGGCGACCCGCGCAGGCCGCTCATCGAGTCACGGATCGCCGACCGCCCCGCCGCCGTGTGGTTCGCGGAGTACGCGCCGGGGACCATCACCTCACGGGTACGCGCGGTGACGTCGAGCGCCGGGAGCAGGGTGCCCGTCGTCGTGCCGTACGCGATACCGGACCGCGACTGCGGGGGCGCGTCGCAGGGCGGGGCGCCGGACCTCGCGGCGTACGACGCGTGGATCGGGAAGTTCGCGGCGGGCCTCGGCTCGGGCGAGGTCATCGTCATTCTCGAACCGGACGCGATCGCGCTCTCCGAGTGCCTCTCGGCGAAGCAGCGCACCGCACGCTATGCCTCGCTCGCCCGCGCGGGCCGCACCCTGAAGAGCGCCAACCCGAAGGCCAGGGTCTACTACGACGCCGGGCACTCCGGCTGGAACGCGGCGGCCAAGCAGGCCGGACGGCTGCGCGCGGCGGGCGCGGCGTCCCCCGCGTCGTCCGACGGCGTCTTCACCAACGTCTCGAACTTTCACCGCACCGACGACGAGGCCGCGTACGCCCGCGAAGTCCTGTCCGCACTCGGCGGCCCGCCGGGACTTGGCGCCGTCATCGACACGAGCCGCAACGGCAACGGCGCCCCGGCGGACGGCGAGTGGTGCGACCCGGCTGGCCGCAGGCTCGGGCCGAGCCCGACGCTGCGCACCGGCCGGGCCCGCGTCGACGCCTATCTGTGGATCAAACTGCCGGGCGAGTCCGACGGCTGCAAGGGCGCGCCGGGCACGTTCACGCCCGGCTACGCCTACGACTTGGCGGGCGGCTGA
- a CDS encoding DUF5995 family protein gives MAQLQRLAEFTVSAHGVDGVVARMRALGAGFPAGDGVGVFNRVYLSVTEEVGRHVERGLFPDSGAAITLDVLFAERYLRAVEAVAADRRPPACWRPLFQLRRHPGVRPLQFALAGINAHIGHDLPLAVMDACRTLGCEPADLEDEFDRVGDILVSLEESIREELMPGPDLFQIADPLTHLLGSWSLERARDSAWATALTMRALNQLPAVADEFRERLDGAVGLVGRMLLTPLPD, from the coding sequence ATGGCGCAGTTGCAGCGGTTGGCGGAGTTCACAGTCTCGGCACACGGGGTCGACGGCGTGGTGGCGCGGATGCGCGCGCTGGGCGCCGGCTTCCCGGCGGGCGACGGGGTCGGGGTCTTCAACCGGGTCTATCTCTCGGTCACCGAGGAGGTCGGCCGGCACGTCGAGCGTGGCCTTTTCCCGGACTCCGGGGCCGCCATCACGCTGGACGTCCTGTTCGCCGAGCGCTACCTGAGAGCGGTCGAGGCGGTGGCGGCCGACCGCAGGCCGCCCGCCTGCTGGCGCCCGCTGTTCCAGCTCCGGCGCCATCCCGGCGTACGACCGCTGCAGTTCGCGCTCGCGGGCATCAACGCGCACATCGGGCACGACCTTCCGCTGGCCGTCATGGACGCGTGTCGTACGCTCGGCTGCGAACCGGCGGACCTGGAGGACGAGTTCGACCGCGTGGGCGACATCCTCGTCTCGCTGGAGGAGAGCATCCGCGAAGAGCTGATGCCGGGTCCCGACCTCTTCCAGATCGCCGATCCGCTCACCCACCTGCTGGGCTCCTGGAGCCTGGAGCGGGCCAGGGACAGCGCCTGGGCGACGGCCCTGACGATGCGGGCGCTGAACCAACTGCCCGCCGTCGCCGACGAGTTCCGGGAGCGTCTCGACGGAGCGGTCGGTCTGGTGGGCCGGATGCTGCTCACGCCCCTGCCGGACTGA
- a CDS encoding NAD(P)/FAD-dependent oxidoreductase, with product MTSTVPTAVQHTDAQPPITMFGPDFPYAYDDFLAHPAGLGQIPATEHGTEVAVIGGGLSGIVAAYELMKMGLKPVVYEADQIGGRLRTVGFDGCDENLTAEMGAMRFPPSSTALQHYIDLVGLKTQAFPNPLAESTPSTVVDLKGESHYATTVDDLPQVYRDVMNAWNSCLEEGADFSDMNRALRERDVPKIREIWSKLVEKLDNQTFYGFLCDSEAFKSFRHREIFGQVGFGTGGWDTDFPNSILEILRVVYTEADDHHRGIVGGSQQLPLRMWDREPQKIVHWDLGTSLSSLHEGGLPKPAVTRLDRTAGNRVTVTDASGDIRTYQAAIFTAQSWMLLSKIACDDTLFPIDHWTAMERTHYMESSKLFVPVDRPFWLDKDEETGRDVMSMTLTDRMTRGTYLLDDGPDKPATICLSYTWCDDSLKWLPLSANERMEVMLKSLGEIYPKVDIRKHIIGNPVTVSWENEPYFMGAFKANLPGHYRYQRRLFTHFMQDRLPADKRGIFLAGDDISWTAGWAEGAVTTALNAVWGVMHHFGGATDATNPGPGDVYDEIAPVELPED from the coding sequence ATGACGTCCACGGTGCCCACCGCCGTCCAGCACACCGACGCGCAGCCGCCGATCACCATGTTCGGTCCGGACTTCCCTTACGCGTACGACGACTTCCTCGCGCACCCGGCCGGCCTCGGCCAGATACCCGCGACCGAGCACGGCACGGAGGTCGCCGTCATCGGCGGCGGCCTGTCCGGCATCGTCGCGGCGTACGAACTGATGAAGATGGGCCTCAAGCCCGTCGTCTACGAGGCCGACCAGATCGGCGGGCGGCTGCGCACCGTCGGCTTCGACGGCTGCGACGAGAACCTCACCGCCGAGATGGGCGCGATGCGCTTCCCGCCGTCCTCGACGGCGCTCCAGCACTACATCGACCTCGTGGGCCTCAAGACCCAGGCGTTCCCCAACCCGCTCGCGGAGTCCACCCCCTCGACGGTCGTCGACCTCAAGGGCGAGTCCCACTACGCGACGACCGTCGACGACCTGCCGCAGGTCTACCGCGACGTGATGAACGCCTGGAACTCCTGCCTGGAGGAGGGTGCCGACTTCTCCGACATGAACCGCGCCCTGCGCGAGCGCGACGTGCCGAAGATCCGCGAGATCTGGTCCAAGCTCGTCGAGAAGCTCGACAACCAGACCTTCTACGGTTTCCTCTGCGACTCCGAGGCCTTCAAGTCCTTCCGGCACCGCGAGATCTTCGGCCAGGTCGGCTTCGGCACGGGCGGCTGGGACACCGACTTCCCGAACTCCATCCTGGAGATCCTGCGCGTCGTCTACACCGAGGCCGACGACCACCACCGCGGCATCGTCGGCGGCAGCCAGCAGTTGCCCCTGCGGATGTGGGACCGCGAGCCGCAGAAGATCGTGCACTGGGACCTCGGCACCTCCCTGAGCTCGCTGCACGAGGGTGGCCTGCCGAAGCCCGCAGTGACCCGCCTCGACCGCACCGCGGGCAACCGCGTCACCGTCACCGACGCCTCGGGCGACATCCGCACCTACCAGGCGGCGATCTTCACCGCCCAGTCCTGGATGCTGCTGTCGAAGATCGCGTGCGACGACACGCTCTTCCCCATCGACCACTGGACGGCGATGGAGCGGACCCACTACATGGAGTCCTCGAAGCTCTTCGTGCCCGTCGACCGGCCGTTCTGGCTGGACAAGGACGAGGAGACGGGCCGTGACGTCATGTCGATGACGCTCACCGACCGTATGACGCGCGGGACTTACCTGCTCGACGACGGTCCGGACAAGCCCGCCACCATCTGCCTCTCCTACACCTGGTGCGACGACAGCCTGAAGTGGCTGCCGCTGTCGGCGAACGAGCGCATGGAAGTCATGCTCAAGTCGCTCGGCGAGATCTATCCCAAGGTCGACATCCGCAAGCACATCATCGGCAACCCGGTGACGGTGTCGTGGGAGAACGAGCCCTACTTCATGGGCGCGTTCAAGGCCAACCTGCCGGGCCACTACCGCTACCAGCGGCGCCTGTTCACGCACTTCATGCAGGATCGCCTGCCGGCGGACAAGCGGGGGATCTTCCTCGCCGGGGATGACATCTCCTGGACGGCGGGGTGGGCGGAGGGTGCGGTCACGACCGCCCTGAACGCCGTGTGGGGCGTCATGCATCACTTTGGCGGGGCCACGGACGCGACCAACCCTGGTCCGGGGGACGTGTACGACGAGATTGCTCCCGTCGAGCTGCCTGAGGACTGA
- a CDS encoding MFS transporter encodes MSEVTYDVRQLKRARYAVAAVFCVHGAVTGSFATRVPWIQEHAGLSAGLLGLALAFPAIGASVAMPLAGWVSHRFGARTALRGLLALWTMSLILPSLAPNLLTLCFALFVYGATAGMSDVAMNALGVEVETRMKKSIMSGLHGMWSVGALIGSAAGTVAAHLGSDARLHHALAAVALTVIGLFACQGVLDLQAEPEDVAPPRFSLPPKSALLIGAVGFCAVFAEGASLDWSAVYLRDVLDSSAGVAAASTTGFTLTMAIARLAGDAVVDRFGAVRTVRVGGVVAALGGLLVVVAPHPAVAMGGFALLGLGIAVVVPLAFAAAGRSGPNPSQAIAGVATITYTSGLIAPSAIGTLADVTSLVVSFGLVTVLACGLAVFAGVLRTDGRKVTPVAPAKIP; translated from the coding sequence ATGAGTGAAGTGACCTACGACGTACGACAGTTGAAGCGGGCGCGGTACGCCGTGGCCGCTGTCTTCTGTGTGCACGGCGCTGTCACCGGCTCCTTCGCGACCCGCGTCCCCTGGATCCAGGAGCACGCCGGCCTCAGCGCCGGTCTCCTCGGCCTCGCCCTCGCCTTCCCCGCGATCGGCGCCTCCGTGGCGATGCCCCTCGCGGGCTGGGTCAGCCATCGCTTCGGCGCCCGGACGGCACTGCGCGGCCTGCTCGCCCTGTGGACGATGTCGCTGATCCTGCCCTCGCTCGCGCCGAACCTCCTGACGCTCTGCTTCGCCCTGTTCGTGTACGGCGCGACGGCGGGCATGTCGGATGTGGCGATGAACGCCCTCGGTGTCGAGGTCGAGACCCGCATGAAGAAGTCGATCATGTCGGGGCTGCACGGCATGTGGAGCGTCGGCGCCCTGATCGGCTCCGCGGCGGGCACGGTCGCCGCCCACCTGGGCTCGGACGCCCGCCTGCACCACGCGCTCGCCGCCGTGGCCCTCACCGTGATCGGCCTCTTCGCCTGCCAGGGTGTGCTCGATCTCCAGGCGGAGCCCGAGGATGTGGCGCCGCCGCGCTTCTCTCTGCCGCCCAAGTCGGCGCTCCTGATCGGCGCGGTCGGTTTCTGTGCGGTCTTCGCGGAGGGCGCGAGCCTGGACTGGTCCGCGGTCTATCTGCGGGACGTCCTGGACAGCTCGGCCGGTGTCGCCGCCGCGTCGACCACCGGCTTCACGCTCACCATGGCGATCGCGCGACTCGCGGGCGACGCGGTGGTGGACCGCTTCGGGGCGGTCCGCACGGTGCGCGTCGGCGGCGTGGTCGCGGCGCTCGGCGGGCTGCTCGTGGTGGTGGCGCCCCATCCGGCGGTCGCCATGGGCGGGTTCGCGCTGCTCGGGCTCGGCATCGCGGTCGTGGTGCCGCTCGCGTTCGCCGCGGCCGGACGCAGCGGCCCGAACCCGAGCCAGGCCATCGCGGGCGTCGCCACCATCACGTACACATCGGGCCTGATCGCCCCGTCCGCGATCGGCACGCTCGCCGACGTGACGAGCCTGGTGGTCTCCTTCGGCCTGGTGACGGTCCTCGCCTGCGGCCTCGCGGTGTTCGCCGGCGTCCTGCGCACCGACGGCCGGAAGGTCACTCCGGTCGCTCCCGCGAAGATCCCGTGA
- a CDS encoding LLM class F420-dependent oxidoreductase — MATRLGLSLPQGRQYSIGRDVPAVARAAEEIGYESLWVYERILFPEPATQGLYGIEGLPWPDTYRSVADPLVTLTLAAAATERARLGTSVLVAPLHIPFQLARTLATLDAASGGRVVAGLGTGWSHDEYAASAVAPFEQRGKVLDEVIDVCHAVWGPDPVAYEGELTTIAPSLVGPKPARPIPILLPAGSPRALRRLVDRADGWMPVGMGAEKLAEQAQALKELAAERGRTRPVQSVLRANARYTPTPYEGEKRAPFRGNVEQIVEDLEAHASTGAVEEILIELAGGTRDAEELKDLAAEVYEAARAAGV, encoded by the coding sequence ATGGCCACACGACTCGGGCTCAGCCTCCCGCAGGGCCGGCAGTACAGCATCGGACGTGACGTCCCGGCCGTCGCCCGCGCGGCGGAGGAGATCGGGTACGAGAGCCTGTGGGTCTATGAACGCATCCTCTTCCCCGAGCCCGCGACCCAGGGTCTGTACGGCATCGAGGGCCTGCCCTGGCCGGACACGTACCGCTCGGTGGCCGACCCCCTGGTCACGCTGACCCTTGCCGCGGCCGCCACGGAGCGGGCCCGCCTCGGCACCAGCGTCCTGGTCGCCCCGCTGCACATCCCGTTCCAACTGGCGCGCACGCTGGCCACGTTGGACGCGGCGAGCGGCGGCCGCGTCGTCGCGGGCCTCGGCACGGGCTGGTCCCACGACGAGTACGCGGCTTCGGCGGTGGCCCCCTTCGAGCAGCGCGGCAAGGTCCTGGACGAGGTCATCGACGTCTGCCACGCGGTGTGGGGCCCGGACCCGGTGGCGTACGAAGGGGAGCTGACCACGATCGCGCCCTCGCTGGTCGGCCCCAAACCCGCCCGCCCCATCCCGATCCTGCTGCCCGCGGGCAGCCCGCGCGCCCTGCGCAGGCTCGTCGACCGCGCCGACGGCTGGATGCCGGTGGGCATGGGCGCCGAGAAACTGGCCGAGCAGGCGCAGGCACTGAAGGAACTGGCCGCCGAGCGGGGCCGCACGCGGCCGGTCCAGAGCGTCCTGCGGGCCAACGCGCGGTACACGCCGACCCCGTACGAGGGCGAGAAGCGCGCGCCCTTCCGGGGCAACGTCGAGCAGATCGTCGAGGACCTGGAGGCACACGCGTCCACGGGGGCGGTGGAGGAGATCCTCATCGAACTCGCGGGCGGCACGAGGGACGCGGAGGAGCTGAAGGACCTGGCGGCGGAGGTGTACGAGGCGGCGAGGGCGGCGGGGGTGTAA
- a CDS encoding Repetin — MNRRSTFIRAVAVGAALLALAGATGPATASSTPHPGREAASLTGTAMLDRRPGDDATVTFDAHLDAKGKNDPTTAYGTIKFSHYMENPKFGGSAEARVDCLLTGGKVATVSAVVTKADGGLKGAIGKRVGMTVHDQGKQDRFGYSWAMVGIPNDLPDDMPKCVSAAPFDKTRPGSGDLHVLPMKS; from the coding sequence ATGAACCGCCGCTCCACCTTCATCCGAGCCGTCGCCGTCGGCGCCGCGCTCCTCGCACTCGCCGGAGCCACGGGCCCCGCGACCGCGTCCAGCACTCCGCACCCTGGGCGCGAGGCGGCCTCCCTGACCGGGACCGCCATGCTGGACCGCCGCCCCGGCGACGACGCCACGGTCACCTTCGACGCCCATCTGGACGCCAAGGGCAAGAACGACCCCACGACCGCGTACGGCACCATCAAGTTCAGCCACTACATGGAGAACCCCAAGTTCGGCGGGTCCGCCGAGGCGCGCGTGGACTGCCTGCTGACCGGCGGAAAGGTCGCCACGGTGTCGGCGGTCGTCACGAAGGCGGACGGCGGCCTGAAAGGGGCGATCGGCAAGCGCGTCGGGATGACGGTCCACGACCAGGGCAAGCAGGACCGCTTCGGCTACAGCTGGGCCATGGTCGGCATCCCGAACGACCTGCCGGACGACATGCCCAAGTGCGTGAGCGCGGCCCCGTTCGACAAGACGAGGCCGGGCAGCGGCGACCTGCACGTACTGCCGATGAAGAGCTAG